The genomic segment ctattgcttacagtctctggatgacggactggtgtcacctgcagcacGTGACTACCCCGACCGAGCGAGGTGTTGTTCTGTTCATTAGAATAAACCCCATTCCCGctgttgtctggtttccttcttttgtttcttttcatGACTGAAGAGGCAGAAATTTCAACAGTGGGttgccgttgccttctgttgccgcaGTGCTCATCTAACTAGAGCATTTGACCTCTACTGGTGTTCCCGATTGGGAATCATACACTAGGCGTCGCCCtacctttgctgttgttgtacaaagACAATCCTCCACCACAGCTTGAAATCAATCTCCCTGCTGCCAGAGCCTTCAGTGATTTTAGGTGACACCACCAGCGTCggtctggttatttttctggcGCTAAACACTCGCCATAGACAGAGCTCCTTCAGCGAGACAGGCTGCACCCGGACCTGAGCCCGACGTGAAGGCGGAGTTGTCTTGGGCGGCAGAAGCTATATAATCGCTATTGCAATTTCCTGATATTTAGTCAGGACCcaaccaccccatacacccccattgcttaacaggataaaactcagaagaaatactggcatggatagaggaatgtctggcagccaagaggcagtgagtgagaataaaaagagccttttctggctggctaacAGTGACTCAtggtcttcaggggtcagtattcggtccgctatttttcacattatttgtcgatgatttggataaaggaattgatggctttgtgggaaggtttacggatgatacaaagataagtggaggcgttggtagtgctgaagaagcaatgctattgcagcaggacacagacaaatttggagaatgggcaacaaagtggcagatggaatacaatattgtgaaatgtacaataatgcattttggcaaaagcAACATTAGTGAACTATTATCTGATTGGGCAAACAGTTCAAACAACAGAAGGAaatacaagtaacacacatcaaagttgctggtgaacgcagcaggccggtcagcatctctaggaaaaggaacagtcaacgtttcgggccgagacccttcgtcaggacgaactgaaggaagagctagtaagagatctgaaagtgggaaggggagggggagatccaaaatgataggagaagacaggagggggaggaatggagccaagagctggacagttgattgacaaaagggatatgagaggatcatgggacaggaggctcagggagaaagaaaagggggaggggggaaaacccagaggatgggcaaggagtatattgAGAGGGAccgaggaagaaaaaggagagagagaaaaagaatgtgtgtatatacataaatatcagatggggtacgagagggaggtggggcattagcggaagtttgagaagtcaatgttcatgccatcaggttggaggccacccagatggaataaggtgttgttcctccaacctgagtgtggcttcatctttacagtagaggaggccgtggatagacatatcagaatgggaatgggatgtggaattaaaatgtgtggccactgggagatcctgctttctctggcggacagagcgtaggtgttcagcgaaacaatctcccagtctgcgtcgggtctcgccaatatatagaaggccgcatcgggagcacctgacacagtatatcaccccagccgactcacaggtgaagtgtcgcctcacctggaaagactgtttggggccctgaatggtggtgagggaggaagtgtaaaggcacgtgtagcacttgttctgcttacaaggataagtgccaggagggagatcagtggggagggatgggatcgacgaatggacaagggagttgcgtagggagcgatccctgcggaaagcagaggggggagagaacgatgtgcttattggtgggatcccgttggaggtggcggaagttacggagaataatatgttggacccagaggctggtggggtggtaggtgaggaccaggggaaccctattcctagtggggtggtgggaggatggagtgagagcagatgtgcgtgaaatgggggagatgcgtttgagagtcaagttggtggtggaggaagggaagcccctttcttaaaaaaggaggacatctcccttgtcctggaatgaaaagcctcatcctgagagcagatgcggcggagatggaggcattgcgagaaggggatggcatttttgcaagagacggggtgagaagaggaacagtccagatagctgtgagaggcaGTAAGCTTATAGTAAACTTCTGAGTCCTCGGAAATATGGAATATGAGTCCTcgggcaagactcccagaaggttaatttacaggttgggtttgtggtaaaggaggcaaatgcaacgctggcatttatttaaagtgaagtagcatatataagcaaggagataatgctggtaCTTTCTAAACTCTACTTAAGAGTATTtgggacccatatctcagaaaaggtgtgttgtcattggagagagtacagaggatgttcaagaagatgattccgggaatgaaggggttaagatatgaggagtgtttgccagccttggtcctgtactcctgcactgaccTATGTTTAATAAAcgcgggtggggagggggtgttaaatctcactgaaacccaccgaatgtggaaaggtctcgatggggtggatgaggagaggacttttcgtatggtgggggtagccataacagaggccacagcctcaaaactgagcagcgaccttttagaatagttaaggaggattttatttagtcagagagcagcgaatccatggaattcactgACACAGACGGCGGTGGGGGCCAAGTCTGTTGGTACATTTCaggcagaagctaatagtttgccgatcagtcagggcattacaggaCATGTCgaggaggcaggtgtatggggctgagtgagaaccgggatcagccatgatagaacggcggagcagacttgatggggctgaatggcctaattctactcctatgtcttatggtcttttactgctagtgtcttacacagtgaagattgacacaaaatacttactacATTCCACCACTATTTCTTTGCTCTTTTACTAACtcgcagcatcatcttccagcggtacaatatcaactcttgcctctcttttgctctttatatacctgaacaaattttgatacttgatattattggctcacttaccttaatgtttcatcttgtctctcctgtgtgtttttttttttcagttgtctCCTGTTGGTTATGTACGTttgtaaaagctttccaatcctctcattcccactgttttcttgctatattatatgaccctgcttttgcttttatcaaaaacaggagaaactctgtggatgctggaaatccaactaacacatagacaaaatgctggaggaacctaggaggccaggcagcatatatgggaaatagtgaacagtcgatgttttgggccgagacccttcatcagaactgggagaaAAAAGATGACACGTCAGAGTCTGGGGGTGAATTGGGTGgaagaagtggtaggtgataggtgaaactgggagagggggaaaaaacttcttaggatataatttccttaacgattcttgaaagatcattgctaatgcatccacatctcttcagtcaccgtttcagatctctggggtgtacaccatctggtccaggtgatctgTTTACCTccagaccatctctgtttcccaagaccCTTCTCCCGATTAatgtaactttacacattctgaccagTGACATCTGCGACTtccatattcctgccagtgtctttgaaagataagagtgatgtacaatacttattcagttcatctgccatcaccttgcacccccaccccattactacctctccagcatcattttccagtggtttgatatccacttccgcctctcttttacactatatgtaactgaagaaaaaaattggtatcctctttaatattactggcaagctcacctatgtattccatcttttccttctcaatTATTTTAGTTACAttctgttgggttttaaaagcttcccagtcctctaacttcctagtAATTTTTGCTCTGTGCCCTCTCTTATCAGCCATGGGTTTACCACCTTACTATTAGAATACTGCTTCCTCTTtctgatgtatatatcctgtgccttctgaattgcttccagaaattacaGCCATTGCAAATGTTTTCATCGCTAcctgtgttcttttcaaatcaatattgaccaatttttctctcatgcctctctaattctctttactccacatctgactttagcttctccttctccaatgtcagggtGAATCTGATCACATTAAGATGACTTGCCCCTGAGAGTTATTTGAACTAAAGTAACCATATTAAttccggttcattacaacacccaatccagaatagctgaaccCAAAGTGggatcaaccatgagctgctctaaaaaagcatcttgtaggcattctaggaattcctcctcttgacaccaacaccatcctaattttcctaatcacctgcatgataatcctccatgactattgtaacattgcccttttggcaggcattttctatctcccattgtcatttgtggaccacatactactgtttggggtctctatacaattcccattagggatttttttaaacatttgctgttccttaattctacccacagattctacgcCTTACAACACTTGCCAcgtctaatgattttatttaatattttaccataagccacacaaccccactaccagcttgttctttcaagaaacatataagtatctgggaaacaagaggacctgccgATGCTCGAAATCTAGAGAAAtacacacaacgtgctggaggagctcagcatgacgggcagcatctatggatgggaatcaacatttcgggccaagacgcttcagtgggactcttgatacccacgtatctggaatatcaacaagcaaagacaatagaaagtagtgtgaaatagggaaaatctttgacaaaatttagttcaaggcaaaaaaaaaaccctgccaaacagagctcaattgttaacaaatacaacaacggCAATAATCAATttcatcaataccgacattgactttttttaaataaaaaatatcacggtcccatttcaatcagtaaaatttacaaagataaataagaactttagAAAACTTTCGAAAAGACTATTTAtactcaaacccacttagattaacactaccttggacagaaggaggaagagaaataacacacacgAAAGagaaatcacacaacagtcagctaaaacttctaagtatatattttcatcaaaactgaacagggttcagcactccatgtgtgtataagcaatcgtgataagaaatacagaccagaaaacttaaatgagtggccaactcagaaaaatgaatcgtCACTAtgaaaattttactgattgaaatgggaccaagatatttttattaaaaaagtcaatgtcagtattaaccagtggaatgagaatgatcctccatgggagacatctcaACGATCTGAgtagactagatgttgacaaagaagcatcgagcacctgactgagagttggagagctcgtcccagaaacagaggggtttcttgaagaaatacaggacaaggtgggtaacaaaaggaaataaaaaaatgaaaatatatgAAATACAAACCAACAAGGcagtaagtgcagaaaatgccaagagaaaccagacacaatccaacacattccaggatcctgcagcagtttaactcaatctgattgcttacacaggtacaatcaagtggcaaatatcattcaccaaaatcttgctttgaaatacaaactcatgaatgaccaccatcacttcattaaggcaccataaattcaagcctgttCCAGTTAGGGACAGAATCTCACaatttatatgataatcaatacattattacagataggataatctaaaataaccatccagatataatattacaggataaacaacaggaacaactccctcagtAGACAAACCATTCTCAACACACACTTttctcgaccagtggagcacctcaccacaggtattgtttgtgtcaGACAAAAGATTttatctgtcaatcagcttccaaagtttccactctgtcattcgttgccacaccccgctgctgattcccttctcatcATACGTTTTTAAtccgaccatcgtccagagcccctaACACCGCCCTGTGCAAACCCGCCTCTGACCCTACTctgttgaacatccaactaatggtttcccattctgctttcagtcttcagaggacagtggtgttttctaacaaccctttagaagcagggaaaatgacccataatgtggaaatgagccctgaatgaggaggttaactcccaatgtcattcttcctcagcccagagatttgaggggcaaagaacatctcagacagaactgcagtcagctcgacttcttcagtctgcagagaattcaagggaaacctcttcacccacagagtggtgactgtttggaacccatcaccacagggacaGCGAGAGgagaacaacaggggaggatttaaaaggactgttgtggaactgaatcactggcagggtccagcaggcctgagttgactctctactgtacactaggtgtgttataaattcactaagtaccacagacagagtttaaaatagaactgatttatttgtctcagatccagaatattaaactccagtcccattagagGTGAATGTGCCACAGaaaaaactcctcccatgcccagtgaccagggtgcagatctgggtgtggtgagcagcagcaataattgcagagttcagcaccaacagttactctcaaaattgcattcagcaacgatgatggacaaatatccagcattcaGCTTATTGAAAGTTTCTCACAGTGTGAACCCGgcagtgtgtcacaaggttagatgactgagtgaatcccttcccacattcacagcaggtgaatggcttctccccagtgtgaactctctggtgactctgtaggtggaatgactgagtgaatgttttcccacagactgagcaggtgaacggcttatccccagtgtgaactcgctgatgtctctgtaggttggatgactgagtgaacgttttcccacagtctgagcaggtgaacggcttctccccagtgtgaactcgctgatgactctgtaggtcggatgactgagtgaatgtcttcccacagtccgagcaggtgaacggcctctctccagtgtgaactcgctggtgactccgtAGGTGATATAATAAAGTGAAcattttcccacagactgagcaagtgaacggcttcttcccagtgtgaaatcgctggtgTCTGTGAAGGTCAGATGATCcatggaatcccttcccacagtctgaacaggtgaatggtctctcccctgtgtgaactcgttggtgtgcCAGCAgatcggatgaccgagtgaatcccttcccacagtctgagcaggtgaatggtctctcctctgtgtgaactcgctggtgtgccagtagtccggatgactgagtgaatcctttcccacattctgagcaggtaaatggcttctccccagtgtgaactcgttggtgactctgtaggttggatgactgagtgaatcccttcccacagactgagcaggtgaacggcttctccccagtgtgaactcgctggtgtctctgtaggtgggatgactgagtgaattccttcccgcattctgagcaggtgaacagcttctccccactgtgaactcgctggtgtctctgtagggtggaagagtgagggaatctcttcccacaagctgagcaggtgaaatccctctctgcagtgtgaactgactgatgtaacagtaggtgagatgatttagtgaatcccttcctacacactgagcatgtgaacggcctctccccagtgtgaactgattggtgtgtcaatagggaggatgacagagtgaatcccttcccacagactgagcagatgaatggcttctcccctgtgtgaactgactgatgtctctgtaggtgggatgactgagtgaatgtcttcccacagtctaagcaggtgaatggcctctccccagtgtgaactcgttggtgactctgtaggttggatgactgagtgaatgtctttccacagattgagcaagtgaatggcttctccccagtgtgaactgactggtgtctctgtaggtgagatgatctagtgaatcccttcccacagtctgagcaggtgaacggcctctccccagtgtgaactcgctggtgagccattaggtcagatgaccatgtgaatccttccccacaaactcagcagatgaccagcctttgCCCTGTGAGAActaactggtgtgtccacaggtgggaagtctgagtgaatcccttctcacacacagaacaggtgaatggccttgcccagtgtgaacttgctgatgtaccttcagttgagatgaccgagtgaatccattcccactgtctgagcaggtgaacggcctttcccctgtgtaaaatgacgggcgtgccagtcggcaagatgatcaagtgaatccctccccacagtctgagcaggaaggatggttgACTGAATcctttgctccacttcttaaatatctggatagAGACAGTGAAACTGGTGTGTTGTGCTCGAGATTCCCAGAGACcaattccttctcatttttaacctgtaaaaagatttacaaaatccatcaatgggtgtaggacaacatttcagatgagatcagttcagttgccaaggtgtgatctggcatcataCTGTTACATTGAaattcaacccaagttggagagagaaattatgttgtaactgggcacagtgctggtatctggaaataccatcaaattctctgatgctcttcctgtcttgaTAAGAATGGgatatttctgccatctccaatctgtgacctggctcaggttgactctctccattggtattattccctgttcccactgagctgcatgggtcctggccccacagtaactgaaacactcccaAGCAAATAGCCTTAGTTaacgtgcagctgggattttcttgtaTGTACTGTTAGttcaaagtgccacagttttaacaccatgtaaatatctcctactcagatgtatggttggtctgcacagctgttaaaaggaagtagagtgaatattagtattatttcaggttcttgtcacagtcttaggctatgtccacactacgccagataattttgaaaatgccagtttcgagtaaaaacgataggcatccacaccaagcatatttcaaaatatctctgtccacattagaacggatatttgggcgaatctcctcccactgggtatgcgcaggacacacagaaaacaagcgaagaggaaacagtatacttggtgtgtgtttgtccagttacagagtagaaaactttaaaaggaattgctcttggctcttgcgcaggaggacttaaaactgaaatcaagtactggagcgtatggaggcaatggacggggagttcatggacagcatgacccggctgacgacaaacatcgaaaaactgactaactctgttgcattaataaagcaccttgttaaatgtataaaacatgtctgcatcagtgttatcttgtatttcaatACAACGTTACATtaagctgttacacatctatttgtcagagaagtacttgcataaataggtaaaccaccttcatacaagcaaggacagagaacagggcaaagtgagtatacttatttattcagtaagctatgggtcaaggtatttggtgagtacatttctaactcttctggcttcagtctcgttgccgtctgttctgaaattgttaggttggtgggggattgtgttcaagaaaacaacaaaaTGCGGTGCTGCGGcgatctgttccggcacgtcatgacagcatatttaaatagtcaaaaaagctcactttacaatttaactctcacgctgttcacaccgactgcgcgttataacagccgtacggcagtgcttgcgcagtaccaagcagaagcagaaaaagcattgttgttgtggtgttgtcacgacagcgtttttaaatctctccatttaccccatacacactatgacggatattaggcgttttcagatttattcactctggagacagtttctgaaaatctcctttttcgggggatgaaaatgccACTTTAGTgcggacggagggtcaaaacaaagagcaaaaggtttgttttcaaaattatccggtgtagtgtggacgtagaaAAGTACAAcgcagaaacaggacctttgggccatctggtttgtgctcaactatttaaactgcccactcccatacccctaccatccaggtacctatacaaacctcttaaatgttgaaattcagctcgcatgcaccacttgtgctggctgctcatccCACACacggatgaccgtctgtgtgaagaagtttcccctcatgttcccctcaacgtttcacctttcacctttaacccatggcctctggttgtagtcccacccaatcccagtggagaaagccagcttgcatttaccgtaTCTATAAACCCTCATAATagtggtatacctccatcaaaccttccctcaatcttctacattccaaggaataaagtcctgacctgttcattctttccttataacccaagtcctccagacctggcaacatctttgtgaattttctctaaactctttcaacctcttttacatctttcctgcacgttggtgagcaaaactgcacacaatactccaagttaggcctcaccattgTCTTGTACAATGTCAATATAACATccgtctcctgtactcagtactttgttttACGAAGGCCAATTTGCCAAAACCTTTCTTTTTGTCCCCCTCgagctgtgacaccacttccagtgaaatatagacctgaattcccagatccttttcttCTACAGCAATCCTCAGTGCTACCTAGGTCCTATCAAAATGGaacacctcacactcatctgcgttaaattccattttccgtttctcaaaccattttcccagctggtccagatcgctctgcaagccatgatagtcttcctcgctgtccactacaccaccaatcttggtgtcagccacaaatatgctgatccagctaaccatgTTAACATCCAGATatctgacatagatgacaaacaacagatccagtactgatccctatgacacaccactagtcacaggcctccggtcagagaggcaaccatctgctaccacagtctggcttctcccaaagacagtgactcatccaatttactatctcatcttgaatgctgagtgactgaaccttcttgaccaacctcccatatgagactttgtcaagtg from the Mobula birostris isolate sMobBir1 chromosome 13, sMobBir1.hap1, whole genome shotgun sequence genome contains:
- the LOC140207472 gene encoding uncharacterized protein, which produces MAHQRVHTGERPFTCSDCGKGFTRSSHLQRHQSVHTGEKPFTCSICGKTFTQSSNLQSHQRVHTGERPFTCLDCGKTFTQSSHLQRHQSVHTGEKPFICSVCGKGFTLSSSLLTHQSVHTGERPFTCSVCRKGFTKSSHLLLHQSVHTAERDFTCSACGKRFPHSSTLQRHQRVHSGEKLFTCSECGKEFTQSSHLQRHQRVHTGEKPFTCSVCGKGFTQSSNLQSHQRVHTGEKPFTCSECGKGFTQSSGLLAHQRVHTEERPFTCSDCGKGFTRSSDLLAHQRVHTGERPFTCSDCGKGFHGSSDLHRHQRFHTGKKPFTCSVCGKMFTLLYHLRSHQRVHTGERPFTCSDCGKTFTQSSDLQSHQRVHTGEKPFTCSDCGKTFTQSSNLQRHQRVHTGDKPFTCSVCGKTFTQSFHLQSHQRVHTGEKPFTCCECGKGFTQSSNLVTHCRVHTVRNFQ